The following proteins are encoded in a genomic region of Oreochromis aureus strain Israel breed Guangdong linkage group 8, ZZ_aureus, whole genome shotgun sequence:
- the LOC120441512 gene encoding elastin-like — protein MTGSAVPEQKAAEAEVILGVDSTGEGNAAPESSKAVPETEAAQITETTAAPQETTTVVVPEVAPEEANIKHEAEAEIDNPGVKDHPAGETRATGRASVSKGQGAKPTKHDCGPSGVPNGQWMKIPRPDYIAGAGASMGTNTKGFSTGSQMFPGLGNGYGAGYGQGGYLGAGYGNGHPFGGYANGYGAGVQPDYASLGQGVPVPDGKSGIGIGGLQFSGQPVGTGINRAGKYGYGFSPYGAAGDGKPFGKYGYGGFPNGGQLLGLGNAGNTAGKYGYGRLPYEAQPAGLGPETKSTGLAVSQYQPDPLGLGHNVKGKYGGAEVPYAPQAVGFGGEAKSSGKYADNQGAYQSQPLETAAEGAAGLTYEPQPLESYSARKSYVKGEVPTPGPAAEGVGRFIDGYENLGYINGRVQPQAPTPSPNLAYPSVPSRLPAESSFTADAMPGDVRHFPNLEGTAGLTLDSPPATETEGTAQVSEQPDDLPRQIHIQQHLKLHFQPQGAKDSKYDLNGFFGDSGHQG, from the exons ATGACTGGGAGTGCTGTGCCTGAGCAAAAAGCTGCAGAGGCAGAGGTTATTTTGGGGGTAGACAGCACCGGTGAGGGGAACGCTGCCCCTGAAAGCTCCAAAGCTGTTCCCGAAACAGAGGCAGCTCAAATTACAGAAACCACCGCCGCCCCTCAGGAAACAACGACTGTAGTTGTGCCTGAAGTCGCACCAGAAGAAGCCAACATCAAACATGAGGCCGAGGCAGAGATTGACAACCCCGGGGTCAAAGATCACCCTGCAGGGGAAACTAGGGCAACGG GAAGAGCTTCAGTCTCCAAGGGTCAAGGAGCTAAACCAACCAAACATG ACTGTGGACCATCAGGAGTACCAAATGGACAATGGATGAAAATCCCTAGACCTG ATTATATCGCAGGTGCTGGAGCATCTATGGGCACAAACACCAAAG gtTTTAGCACAGGAAGCCAAATGTTCCCTGGACTCGGCAATGGATACGGAGCAG GTTACGGACAAGGAGGCTACCTTGGAGCTGGATATGGGAATGGACATCCATTTGGAG GTTATGCAAATGGCTACGGTGCAGGTGTACAGCCTGACTATGCAA GCCTTGGACAAGGTGTGCCTGTTCCTGATGGCAAATCAG GTATTGGCATCGGTGGGCTGCAGTTTTCTGGGCAGCCTGTCGGTACGGGAATTAATCGTGCAGGAAAGTATG GTTATGGATTTAGCCCCTATGGTGCTGCAGGTGACGGAAAGCCGTTTGGAAAATATG GATATGGAGGGTTCCCCAATGGTGGACAACTACTTGGCCTTGGCAATGCTGGAAATACAGCTGGTAAATATG GTTATGGAAGGCTGCCTTATGAAGCTCAACCAGCTGGACTGGGCCCTGAAACAAAATCTACTG GTCTGGCTGTGTCACAATATCAGCCTGACCCACTCGGGCTTGGACATAATGTGAAAGGAAAATATG GTGGCGCTGAGGTTCCCTATGCACCACAGGCTGTTGGTTTTGGTGGTGAAGCTAAATCTTCTGGGAAATATG CAGATAATCAGGGAGCTTACCAGTCACAGCCTCTTGAAACTGCAGCTGAAG GTGCAGCAGGTTTAACTTATGAGCCCCAGCCCCTTGAGTCCTATTCAGCTAGAAAATCCTACG TGAAAGGAGAGGTGCCCACTCCAGGGCCTGCAGCTGAAGGCGTGGGGAGGTTCATTGATGGATATG AAAACCTGGGCTACATAAATGGCCGAGTGCAACCACaag CCCCCACCCCCAGCCCCAACCTGGCCTATCCGTCTGTCCCCTCCCGTCTCCCTGCAGAGTCCTCATTCACAGCTGACGCGATGCCCGGTGATGTTCGGCACTTCCCCAATCTAGAAGGGACAGCCGGCCTCACCCTCGACTCACCACCTGCTACAGAAACAGAGGGTACGGCTCAGGTGTCCGAGCAACCCGACGACCTGCCGCGTCAGATACACATCCAGCAGCATCTCAAACTGCATTTTCAGCCACAAG GAGCAAAGGACAGCAAATATGATCTGAATGGCTTCTTTGGGGATAGTGGGCATCAAG GTTAA